Genomic window (Mercenaria mercenaria strain notata unplaced genomic scaffold, MADL_Memer_1 contig_3918, whole genome shotgun sequence):
ctacataccccataactctaattgtgtttttgacagaattatgccccttttgtacttaaacttttttgcaatcttcgctttctggatgctactttaatgcaatataagataaagacttgaaacttaaaatgtgtcatcatctgcatgtgtggtaacaatccccataactcttgatttgtgtttttgaccaaattatgccccttttatacttaaatttttacagacttcgttttctggacataactttggtactatataagataatgacttgaaactcaaaatatatctttatcatcatcatcatctgcatgtgtggtaacaatcgtaataactcagatttgtgttgatggaattatgcctcgtggtgtatcttcctttttaaagtagaggtctcttattcagacatatattcattttactgtcaaatccccgaatagtggagcgcgctgtcttacggacagctcttgtttacaaaattatgcccctttttcgacttagaaatttttggttgagattttgtatgtaagctagtatctcagtacccactgatgggaatggattgaaacatcacacacttgttcactgtcatgatctgacatgcactgtgtaggtctcATAACtctccttttttttaaaaaaaattatgcccctttttctgacttagcaattgtttgttaagtttttaggttgaaaccacgaagtggttgagacctataattaccgtattccagagcctgcaaaaatatcagactaaccattttcactgaatgacagattaatccgctgtaaggtttttgcccattttttcgggctaatcgacagatattcttattgatataaactgttttctgaacattgtacTACAGTCGGTTGATAATTTCAtagatatgtaaatacaataaggttaaagaatgcgtcatttcgtattaaaattatgtttttaagtctgttgatccatcgagcatggCTAAGTTGAAAAGCGAAAGTGTGTTCCTTTAAAACACTTCAGAAAAAACCcagacgtgaccgaagcgcaCGAAAATATGCTgtgaaaaaatagttcaaaatgtataataaagatttctctagtttagccttaatacataatgcactcgtcagtaataaaacagcatatgatctgaatcatttttagcttgactattcatagaatagtagagctattggactcacccatgcgtctgcgtcggcgtcagcgtcccgatttggttaagtttttgtatgtaagctggtatctcagcaaccacttgtgggaatggattgaaacttcacacacttattcactgtgataaactgacttacattgcacaggttccataactctattttgcttttttacaaaattatgccccttttttgacttagaaatttttggttaaggttctgtatgtaagctggtatctcagtaaccacttgtgggaatggattgaaccttcacacacttattaactgtgataaactgacttacactgcacaggtgccataactctgttttgcttttttacaaaattatgacccttttgcgacttagaaatttttggttaaggttttgtatgtaagctggtatctcagtactcactaatgggaatggattgaaacttcacacacttgttcactgtcatgatatgacatgcacaaagtaggtcccataactctattttgcttttttacaaattatgcccctttttcaacatagaactttttggttaagtttttgtatgtaagctggtatctcagtatccactaatgggaaaggattgaaacttcacacacttgttcactgtcatgatatgacatgcagtgcaaagggtcaataactcaactttgcattttacaaaattatgcccctttttcaacttaggagtttttggttaaattcttatatgtaagctggtatctcagtacccacttatgggaatggattgaaacttcacacacttgtccactgtcatgagctgataagcactatgcaggttccataaccctattttgcttttttttttactaaattatgcccctttttcgccttttttattcattcaatcaaaaaggctgttgaatagtcgagcgttgctgtcctccaacagctcttgttattagttGTACAGGATATAGATctgcatgcgattctttctaactgtcctgattcgaatgacaagggagatcactgtgtaggagtaagctaaatgataaactgctttatttcatttaaaaatagatatgctttctgaattacttccctttattcttatttgatccttatttttgtacagcttttataatgacCGATTCATGTTATTtagtatttaacattttattttaagttttaatatctttgtaagatttatgtaaaattgagtcaaaatatttgtttaagatttcctttttataaataattataactgtagtatattaattgctaTAATAGTCCACTTTAGCAGGGAAAGCTACACATTAAAAGTTAAGCAAATGGACATTGAATTTGTAATGTGAGATTCGTCAGCACCATAATATCCATCAGTGCACATGCGCACAATATTGTTAACTTCCAGTGTGAAAAGTTTAAGACAGGGCTCTGAAATTTGGGGTGTTTTCAGCGAATTAGGTAACATGGAAGTGTGTTGTAAAGAGATAGCATTAGCAATTCAGAGGCGAATCAATTACTGACCGATTACTGATTGTTTTCACTGCTGACATGAAAAAACTagtacatatttctttaaaagagcATCTCAGTGACGTGCTGTTGATGTTTGTATACATTTGAGATGACAAGTAGATTCTAATTACAGGCCCAGATTTATCcatttgataaacttttaaaatgtaaaaaatgacaaCATTTGAGCCAAACTTTCACTTTTTCCAAGTCGAAAACTCGAAGGTTTTTGATGTTCTGAAGGTAGAAATAGGCATGTAGGAAAGATAACTCCTGCAAACACTTGATTCATCATTCATGTGTCCACAAAAAAACTGGAATGCTTGTTCCACTTTTAAATCAGCTTTATTGTGTTGCATGTAGGGTATCTTAAATACTGTATGATTATTAAGATAGGAAATTTTGCAGATTGgaaaatatacactttattcAAAGTGAAAGTATTTCCTGTATTTTACTAAAattccatttttctttttttatcgaATGACTGTAATCTCTATAAAGAAACTAGGAAAAATCTTCCTTTTAATAGACAAATACATGTAGCTGAAAAATTGCAAGAAGCTAcaaaacctgaaaaatgtgtGCATGTCAAAATCTAGGATCAATATGActttaaaagtttcattaatatctgTTAAATCTTTATCACTAAAAGgtctttatggtcaaaataacagttgatttgtcattcatacatttacaaatgtccaataacattattttcatcttgtaatcaaaactaacaaaaaatggTGGTTATTACCAATAGTCTAATTATTAAGTTATTCCCCTTTGTTACAAATACGCCACTTGTGTTACAGTTTTGTTGTTTGGTTACCAGAGTACTATAATGTGATTTAATTTACCAAAAGGTTCTTTCTAGCGCATATTAgatattctttttagctcacctgtcacatagtgacaaggtgagcttttgtgatcacccttcgtccgtccgtccgtgcgtccgtcaacaatttcttgtctgcacgatagtggtttcatttatgatttggtttttaccaaacttgcacacaacttgtatcaccataaccggttgtttttttccccggggaaaaaactgactggggaaaaatcTGACCGTTacaccagaaacaaagaatttttttttaggccatATCAGAGTTCatagatataaaattataaaaagactAGCTTTAGCATAATAGATGGATGAACAAAATAAGTACTATATAAAATCtgatttatagtttatattatcTAGTGTAAGGGAGTTACAAGTACACTGCATGGGGAGTCTAAcactttccctgctaaatttcaataatggacttgtccgtcttccaatttggacagtaccattaactgttaaaaggggtacttaccaaaacatactgactgaatggcaaacaatgCAGATGTTGATCAGACTTCAAGGGTGTGCTGGctgaggccacatttaaaaaagtctttgtttgctgtctccgaccctactttttaaagttgggtaggtagaTAGgcaatttaattctttttttttttttgatggtgggattatacttttaccagtagatatatgatcatttcttacagaatatttcttctgtaaaaataagacaaatctatatatgtttcataaaagtagcaataaccacaggaaagataactcttgcaaagcCTTGTTTCAGGATTTCCAAAAAATGTGTCCACCAAAAAATgtgttaaaccaaaacaaacgaGCAGAATCGGTATATTGCTCTTTGTTGGTTATTATGATGCTCGCATTTGTTTtggaataaatatatgaatataactTTTAAGATACCTCTTTTTTACACCCATTACtcatattcagtcagtaaacattttaattcgcaaattttaaaaaatataaaaatcactGTATTTGTACATTTGTGTATTTGTATATGTAATTTAACACTTGCCCATTTATTTCAGGTTGTGAATGCCTTTTTGGCCTTATTGAAAGTTGAAAAAAACAGAGGAGATAGGCAAGCTGGCAGCTATGATAATTGGTTGTTTCTAAAGGTAATGAATgtcttttttaaaagtatattgcatTAATTGATAAATTGTGATTTAAGTTTCTGCTGTTACAGCTAGCTTGAACCTTGGCTGTAGTGCTGGCATTGGCACCTGATCATGATCATCTCAGTTTAAGTTTCTGTGGATTGTGTGTGGTTcagtttctttaaataaaaaaaaatcaaatgagcatctgcacccacaTCGGGGTGCTCTTGTTTTCAAGTGTTTCAAACATCTATTTTTTTATACTGAGGGGAACTAATAAACAGTGCATTGCTGGTGTTTGTTATATGTAATGATTAGCAAACAATCTCTGTATCTTATCCTGtaatatattgttgttttaatctggaatgtaggacgttttggccagtggacgttttggcccggacattttggcctaggatgtttcggccaggcattttttgggggtagggcattttggccaaaaataaattgtggttaCCTATCATGCAAAATTTAGTTTGGAGATTATTTtaaagaatgttatagtataaatggtattttatttttaatttttataatctttttatatgtatacatatatatcttCTTCTAAATACTACACTCCCTCATAATAATGAAGATTAtgtgtatacattgtatatgtgtgtgtgtatgtgaaaatatttgtcatttacaacaaaccaagagttattaaaataaattttattcacagttatttttCTTAACTATATACTATACatgtaacataattatgataacatattaatatccagatcatattttgcataatatggaaataaatttttttttggccaaaacatcctacttcaaaaattttcttggccaaaacatcctaggcaaaaagatcctaggccaaaaTGTCCGTGGCCAAAACATCCGTCCTCCTTTAATCTGTATAGTATTGATacactttaccctgctaaatttctataatgaacttgtccatctttcaatttggatagtatcattaacagttaaaaatacttactgaatggcaaacagtgcagatcatgagcaCACTGCACAtgtgtgcaggctggtcatgatctacacagcCGCAAAAGCAGAATAAACTGTGCCCAGCATGATaaaattttaatcattaaaaataagtAAGGTCATTGGGAAGAACAGGGATTGACTCTTGAAAATAGATATAAACAGTTCATGAGGACATGCTagttacatgttttatataataatgtaaatcAAATTAGTGAAGTCTTGAATGTACAGCAGACTAATACAATGGAATCAATTTCTTGGTCTTAGGGAGTTGCTTTTATCTGGTTTTCTTGTACTGATCACAATATTTATCAGTTACACATTTCAGCTGTAgtgataatatttatataatatcttaTTTTTCCCCTCATTTCTTTTCAGATCACTTTCTGTATGTTCAGTTGCATTCTGCTGCCAATTTGTGATAATGGTCACTGGATCCTCATGGTTGTGTCTCTATCTGAAAGGATTGTAAGGGTGTATGATTCTCTCCGTGGAGACCATCAAAAATACTTCTGTCACTGGCTGTAAGTTAAAAATTCATATGTTGATTTTATAACTTGAAAGATGATTAGTTCACACATTTagaggtggtcagtcacatttgcGCAATATTTTCCGACctttttcagtttttagctcgactattcaaagaatagtagagctattggactcacccatgcgtcggcatcggcgtccgCATCTGCgtcggcatcccgatttggttaaggttttgtatgtaagctggtatctcagtaaccacttgtgggaatggattgaaacttcacacacttattcactgtgataaactgacctacattgcacaggttccataactctattttgcttttttacaaaattatgcccctttttcgacttagaaattcttaattaaggttttgtatgtaagctggtatctcagtaaccacttgtgggaatggattgaaacttcacacacttattcactgtgataaactgacctacattgcacaggttccataactctattttgcttttttacaaaattatgcccctttttcgacttagaaattcttggttaaggttttgtatgtaagctggtatctcagtacccactactgggaatggattgaaacttcacacacttgttcactgtcatgatctgacatgcactgtataggtcccaaaactctactttgcttttttttaaattatgcccctttttcgacttagcagtttttggttaagtttttgtatataagcttgtatttcagtatccacttataggaaaggattgaaacttcacacacttgttcactttatgagctgataagcactgtgaaggttccataatccttttttccatttttacaaaattatgcccctttttcgacttttgtattcattcaattgacaaggctgttgaatagtcgagcgttgctgtcctccgacagctcttgtttgagatTCAtatagtaaatgttttatttattattttttcagatatttgcAATAATATACTTGAGTATTAAAGTTTTAGACACAGCTTGTAAAGGATTCCCTGCTGGAAATATTTGTTGATACTTTCAGGAAATTAGCCATGCCTTGaggatattttcatttgtttactttctCTATCAACAGGTTCTTCATTTGTCTCCGAAACAAAGCTAGTGTGGAGAAGCTTGAAAACTGGCAGTTTGTCAGGGGTTGCTCTAGCAAACAAGAAGATGGTAACAACTGTGGCACTTTTGTCATAATGGTTAGTATGTAAATGATATTAGGATATTTCTTTTTGTGGGGATTATTGTGTGTACAGCTTTGTCTATGATGACAATTCAATAAAttattagcttgtctgattttggggaaaaaaatctaCATGGTAGTGTCATATTAAAATTCTTGTATAGGGTCCATCTTTCTCAAAACCTATAAAGAGCTGCAGCTCTGAAACATTGCTCAATCGTTTATCATCATAATGGACAATGTAGGCCGAGAACTGTAACTCTGATTCATTTTGTCGTTAATATGACCTTCTtagagtttcttggttaaaatttttgtttaggtcaaatttcctaaaaaaaaaaaaaatctataacagCTACAGCTGCGTTAAACTTTGCACACTCTTATATCATCGTTAGCACAGTAAGAGCCATAAATTTATactgcattttgttagaattatgacccttttccATTTAGAAATCTGAATGATAGCTCTTtccttacatattgtccagcattTGCACATGAGAGATGGCTGTTACTTTGAAAGGTTAAATCAACAAATAAAGGTGCAGAAAATATCCATCACATttacatatttcaaacatttactgCATTTCATGCTTAGTGGATCCTTGAGAACTCCAAATAGCTTTAAAATCTCAGTTGTTCAACTTTATCTGCCATGTTTGATGGTGTGCAGGTTTGCTTGATGGAAGATAagtttttctgtgatatttagAGGGTGGTTTTTATATGGTTGAACATTGCACTAGCTATTATTGTTGCATATTGTGTCATACAGATGTAGAATGCCATGAAGGCATTGTTCCTTTTCTAGTTGAAATAAGTGCCAGTACACATCAAAACAAAGCTCGTGTTAAGCTTATGTCATTgacttcaatatttcttttttcttgcaGAATGCTGAGGCCATCATCAAAAACATACCAACTTTGGTTATGCGGCAAGCACATTGTGAAACATACAGAAAGTATGTAACAAAAAGACTTCTTATGGAAGGGAAGAGAAGAAATGAAGAAACATGTGACATTGTAGAATCTTGTAGTGGACCACATAAAAAGTGGATCCAGTGTGACTGTTGTGGAAAGTGGTTACACATGAAATGTGCTCAAGTGAAAAAAGTGGATCCcagttatgtgtgtgtgttttgttgtgCCTTATACAAGTGATTCAGATTGAAACTATTCAAGTTCCAAATTGTATGTCAGTCAATAGGAATCTTCTGGACACATTCCTAGTATTCACTTGAATTAAAAGAGATTGTTTTCCATCATGAATTATAGTATATGTCATATCACCAACTGTGACCATGCATGCAACAATGGACTGGTGTTAAAtgttgtttcaatttaatttttagctTTACTTTTCTAAGTCATTTATTGGTAAGTGTTTTTGGTAAAGTCCAATGTACATGTATCTCTGTTATAACCAAAACTTTACGCGGTTATTTACTATTtatgtctacaccaggagaaacaatcctcacaACTCCAGTTTTAACAtagttatgtttctttttaatgttgaatttttgggtttaagttgttttttttgataaagtgcaatagctcttttactatcaaagctgctgacatgaaatttaaaatttgcagtagctcttttactatcaaagctgttgacatgaaatttaaaattttatttactatcaaagtctacaacagAAAAAACAAACTCTATAACACTGATTTTAATCTtggcagagttatgccccctttaaaCTTACAGTTTTTTTGGTCCAAGTTTTTgcaaaagtcaaatatctctgtaactatcaaagcttttgacttgaaacttgatgTTAtttcaaagtctgcaccaggagaaacaatttcgataactttgattgaattttgagttatgccccttgttaacttagaatttttggttaaagtttcagAATTTTTTCTGGCAAAactcttattcagagtcaagcactgaaaacTATCGAGAATAATAAAGTATTGAAGGAGCACTTTATTAAAAAGAGatgcaaatattttgattggAATCAAGTTCCATGAGGCTTTAAATGTTACATTAAAGACTGATAGAACAAATAGATGTTATACGTGTATATATTAACATGGTAAGGAAAGCAGTGCTTTCAGTACTGCACATAAACACATGTAGTTGTTTGTATATAGGAACCTCAAGGTTGAgcttttttttcggcgacgccgtctaaattcgttttcgttatctatgccacgtgacttcagtttgcaaatcgaACTACTTGATAacacattatagataatttatcaaaatggaagatttatgcaacactctgcctgattggacaagagtgtcaatttctttcactctgttgattgtgctacgctgagtgaaatgtagacaaagcgtttatcctaaacgacgctgttcacagttttaaggtaatagatcactaatagtaatgttttcaaCATgacctttgcttggtatattctgaaaggtaaccgtgttttgcactattttgcaatttttaaacaacttctaccgtgccgtttttaataaattttgtataacttatggtatctcctcaagctcaagtagagacaaatttcaaagtggtagccactatccaaaatgtttgcagagaactgattttaccatttattttaataaaagaaacttcaaactattggaaaacatttataaaacacaaaataaaaatgttaatatcaatttttctatggtgcctcaagtaaatgaatttaatgagacagaattcatacttcaacattgaaaaaataaggttgaatgctgtgtttctcttttgaattttgcttactgcatttaaaaataatcttatggtagacgtaaaacctacctaaatttcctccacaatatataatttaagagtgaaaacaaaatagaaaactttcaccgcatgtaactcaatatttttaaagatgtgtaactctaccccttctgtttaagtagtaaattcacttataacaccaagaaatcacttataatattcatctttttctatttttgtacaagaaatcaataagtcttgaaagaagtaaaaacttactagaaaaaaggaaaataagaagaaaaaaaatttggtcccagtagggcttgaacctacgcacccctaagaattgcagtaaaagtaggtttgtggtaggaattgaatactcttcaaaaaggaggttctctattagtgatctaataccttaaagctaactttggctcagtatatttagcaagaatattgatatatctcaaaatgataagtaagtttaataaatatgataaaaacctgttcaaataccaacatatagcaaattaaagaaagagctggatacggtctgcgtatcacatgaataagggtgtgataagagtcttttatgtagagaagtgctttttaaaagattttccttgttacaattgtcgtctgtatatgaaaaagttttttgcttttgtgacttattcagattgcatattaaaatgagtacttgtttgctttgatatatttgttataaatgatttaactgatttattatatatgaatatttttctttagtatggtatgcaaatattgaactcagttgaaatctgtttcattatatatatgttatataatgactgaatctcattacactgaaatgaaggtacgctgcatacagtttatatatgtgatatgactacggtcaaactttggttatgaaacagaaatattgaaataattacaattgtatgttttgtttgaccttcacttttttataggtgtgacgtcattgtccaaagattcatgaatagcgaatatgcatttgttaaagcgggatcagttggcctatttcagaaataaacaaaaataataaataaaaaaatcctttaattgattttttctcatgtattctaatcaaacttgatttgtagcatctttattaggcccgcaaccaactttgttcagctgggacatttgaccccttttaggggctgctagagctaaaactagaaatgcctttatacagcgtctcatgaacagctttgtggatctttgtcatacttggcctggagcatcattataaggtcctcttccaaattttatataggaacttgggccctattaggaaccactatagctaaaagtagatatgcctttcttcgcattaaccactaaaatgtaatggatttttatcaaactcgatgtgtaacaatatcgtaaggtctcctgctattttgttacaaatggggatagggaccaattaagctaaaaatataaacacgtttaatgacctcttctcatgaactgcttcatgaatcttcattaaactactgctgtaattattcgtctaaggataaacgaaacaaaattgcaaccctacgaaacctttgtgaaaaattaaaagagaaccatttaaattgttaaagtgcggtgtttagttttgcaatttgaaaaatgttagatgaaagatgaatgttagatgaaaaattcataaacttctttccttattacaattcgccgaccatcatttttaaagatatttcttgttaactCTTAATATCTGTCTGTCAACAATTACTTGTGTGCATGATATTGGTTtcacttatgatttgattttatataaactcgcacacaacttgtatcacaatacgATCTTGTTTCCTTTCATGATCCAGTCATATCTCACCATAGGTTCGAGCCCTTGAAAGGGAATAATGGCTTTTTTGCTATTGTCTGAACAAAAGTGGTTTCATATATGATATGATTTCAACCATACTTGCACACAAGTATCAACATAAgattttgtgtttttagctcacctgtcacgtagtgacagggtgagcttttgtgtcaccataagacttgtgtcaccataagatcttggttcctttcttgaactggccagatcccataatgggttccagagttatggccaagatcttggttcctttcttgaactggccagatcccataatgggttccagagttatggcccctgaaagggccaaaattagctattttgactttgtctgcacaatagcagcttaatttatgatttgattttaaccaaacttgcacacaacttgtatcaccataagatctcgattcctttttatacgccctaagagacgtattatgttatcgcctccgtgtccgtctgtctgtctgtctgttggttagcaatttcccttccactctgtgactcttgaaccccttgaaggatttcaaagaaacctgacacaaatgttcacctcatcgaaatgatgtgcagagcgcatgtttcggatggctcacttcaaggtcagggtcacacttaggggtcaaaggtcatatgactttgttttgtgtgtatatt
Coding sequences:
- the LOC128553522 gene encoding uncharacterized protein LOC128553522 yields the protein MFSCILLPICDNGHWILMVVSLSERIVRVYDSLRGDHQKYFCHWLFFICLRNKASVEKLENWQFVRGCSSKQEDGNNCGTFVIMNAEAIIKNIPTLVMRQAHCETYRKYVTKRLLMEGKRRNEETCDIVESCSGPHKKWIQCDCCGKWLHMKCAQVKKVDPSYVCVFCCALYK